The Methylacidimicrobium sp. B4 genome contains a region encoding:
- a CDS encoding glycosyltransferase family 2 protein: protein MRKLPISVTMIACNEARNLPRSLGSVAGWVEEIVVVVNDCTDPTPEIAREFGARVEERAWTCRRDQKNVALSLATRPWVLGLDADEEVSLEMRKAVEEFFSGEEGKFDGASFRRKTWFLNRWITHGDWYPDYNLRLFRRDRGRWGGNREHDKLILDGRVRKMRVDLLHYSFPTVEDNVRKIPAFAAAFADERQGRGIGFRWSDLFFRPLWRFLRGYFFRLGFLDGFPGLYIATVTALATFVRYAKLYERQFGKQPPPIGAEGAPQVVARG from the coding sequence ATGAGGAAGCTGCCGATCTCCGTGACGATGATCGCCTGCAACGAGGCGCGCAACCTTCCGCGCAGCCTGGGAAGCGTCGCTGGCTGGGTGGAAGAGATCGTCGTCGTCGTCAACGATTGCACCGACCCGACACCAGAGATTGCCCGCGAGTTCGGAGCCCGCGTTGAGGAGCGCGCCTGGACCTGCCGCCGCGACCAGAAGAATGTGGCGCTCTCCCTGGCTACGCGGCCCTGGGTCCTGGGGCTCGATGCGGACGAGGAAGTTTCGCTCGAGATGCGAAAGGCGGTTGAAGAGTTCTTTTCCGGCGAGGAAGGAAAGTTCGACGGCGCATCCTTTCGCCGTAAGACATGGTTCCTCAACCGATGGATTACGCACGGAGATTGGTATCCCGACTATAACCTGCGCCTCTTTCGCCGGGATCGCGGCCGATGGGGGGGGAATCGGGAGCACGACAAGCTGATTCTTGACGGTCGGGTGAGGAAGATGCGGGTGGATCTGCTCCACTATTCGTTCCCCACCGTGGAAGACAACGTGCGGAAAATCCCGGCGTTTGCGGCGGCATTTGCCGACGAACGGCAGGGAAGAGGCATAGGCTTTCGCTGGTCGGACCTCTTCTTCCGACCTCTCTGGCGCTTTTTGCGGGGCTATTTCTTCCGGCTGGGCTTTCTGGACGGATTTCCGGGTCTCTACATCGCCACGGTTACTGCACTGGCGACTTTCGTTCGGTACGCCAAGCTTTACGAGCGCCAGTTCGGCAAGCAGCCTCCGCCCATTGGAGCGGAAGGCGCGCCCCAGGTTGTCGCTCGCGGATAG